A window from Chitinophaga filiformis encodes these proteins:
- a CDS encoding helix-turn-helix domain-containing protein: MNHELKLIQEKLDTLITKLDKIQSGLSSLEINSSPPLSLQEAASYLHLSVSRVYSLVNAGRLQTLQHTKRGRHLFSKEHLNQYLYEK, translated from the coding sequence ATGAATCATGAATTAAAGCTTATCCAGGAAAAGTTAGACACATTAATTACCAAACTGGATAAAATCCAATCGGGACTATCCTCCCTGGAAATCAATTCATCGCCACCACTTTCATTACAGGAAGCTGCAAGTTACCTGCACCTGTCTGTATCAAGGGTTTATTCTTTAGTAAATGCAGGTAGACTACAAACACTACAACATACAAAACGGGGAAGGCATCTCTTTTCTAAAGAACATTTAAACCAATATTTATATGAAAAATAA
- a CDS encoding amino acid permease — translation MKETAKEKNKLGLWTSTSLIVGNMIGAGIFLAPAALASFGSVSLLGWVISAIGCFFLVKVFGNLSKLVPNVTGGPYAYTRRGFGDYMGFSIAWGYFLAVSCANAAITIGFVSALSTFIPILSTNTLSAVATGLGSIWLLTWVSNRGIRASGSVQMATTILKLIPLLLVAFGGLFFIKAANFPAFNSTGTSLFTALSNTVTFTMFAYVGIESATIPAEKVQNPQQTIPKATLLGLLIVTVVYVLGTVSVMGIIPAAQLRKTVTPFADAAVIMWGNNARYWVSAGVAIAAFGALNGWMLVQGQLPYAIAKDNLFPQIFSKENKRGVPYVGTLFSSVLISILMAMNYTKGLVERFKFLVLLSTLSVLIPYLFSTASYFILKIKNGPLKTSELLQCILLFAVSFSYVLWAIASAGQQTIYYGFLLQMIGIPLYLWMAAKKENSSFR, via the coding sequence ATGAAAGAAACAGCTAAGGAAAAAAACAAACTGGGCCTCTGGACAAGCACATCACTCATCGTTGGTAATATGATCGGTGCCGGTATATTCCTCGCACCGGCCGCTCTTGCCTCTTTCGGCAGTGTCAGCCTGCTGGGATGGGTGATCTCGGCCATCGGTTGTTTCTTCCTGGTAAAGGTATTCGGCAATCTCAGTAAACTCGTACCTAATGTAACCGGTGGTCCATACGCCTATACCCGCCGTGGTTTCGGCGACTATATGGGCTTTTCCATTGCCTGGGGATATTTCCTCGCGGTGTCCTGTGCCAATGCAGCTATCACCATAGGATTTGTCAGCGCATTAAGCACTTTCATTCCCATATTATCTACCAATACCTTAAGTGCCGTTGCTACGGGCCTGGGCTCCATCTGGCTACTCACCTGGGTCAGCAACAGGGGCATCAGAGCTTCCGGTTCTGTGCAAATGGCCACTACCATACTAAAGCTGATACCTTTGTTACTGGTGGCCTTTGGAGGACTGTTCTTCATCAAAGCGGCCAACTTTCCCGCATTCAATAGTACCGGTACCTCCCTTTTCACCGCCCTTTCCAATACAGTGACCTTCACTATGTTCGCCTATGTTGGTATTGAATCTGCCACGATTCCGGCTGAGAAAGTGCAAAATCCACAGCAAACTATTCCAAAGGCTACCCTGCTGGGATTATTGATAGTGACAGTAGTTTATGTTTTAGGCACTGTCAGCGTGATGGGCATCATTCCAGCGGCACAACTGAGAAAAACGGTCACACCTTTCGCCGATGCAGCCGTTATTATGTGGGGCAATAATGCCCGCTACTGGGTGAGCGCAGGAGTAGCTATAGCCGCCTTCGGAGCGCTGAACGGCTGGATGCTGGTACAGGGGCAACTGCCTTACGCCATCGCAAAGGACAACCTGTTCCCGCAGATATTCAGCAAAGAAAATAAAAGAGGTGTGCCTTATGTAGGCACACTGTTCAGCAGTGTTCTGATCTCCATTCTCATGGCAATGAACTACACTAAAGGATTAGTGGAGCGATTCAAATTCCTGGTCTTATTGTCAACCTTGTCTGTCCTGATCCCCTATCTCTTTTCAACGGCCTCCTATTTCATACTGAAGATCAAAAACGGCCCACTTAAAACCAGTGAGTTGCTGCAATGCATTTTATTATTCGCCGTTTCGTTCAGCTATGTACTTTGGGCAATTGCCAGCGCGGGCCAGCAAACTATTTACTATGGCTTCCTCCTGCAAATGATCGGGATACCTTTGTACTTATGGATGGCGGCCAAAAAAGAAAACTCCTCATTCCGGTAG
- a CDS encoding GNAT family N-acetyltransferase: protein MYTTKFISSDDELRQVAELSRLNSAGSLTDEVKAEQGYVSWKYNFEDLKALHTIAPSAIIKDGDKVIGYLLVLVKESADVYAPLKDALKLFDGQFYKGKALMDYNVYFLGQTCIDSNYRGKGLLRQLYQFHKDNFESVYDFALSSIARDNPKSLAVHTKLGFRILFPFNDGEKEWDIVIWDFNLG, encoded by the coding sequence ATGTATACAACAAAATTTATCAGCTCAGACGACGAATTAAGACAGGTCGCTGAGCTATCCCGGCTGAATTCAGCCGGGAGCCTCACAGATGAGGTGAAAGCCGAACAGGGCTATGTATCCTGGAAATATAACTTTGAAGATCTCAAGGCGCTTCATACAATTGCACCATCTGCCATTATAAAAGATGGCGACAAAGTGATCGGCTATCTGCTGGTACTGGTAAAAGAATCGGCCGACGTATATGCGCCACTCAAAGATGCGCTGAAACTGTTTGATGGTCAGTTTTACAAGGGCAAGGCACTGATGGATTATAACGTATATTTCCTCGGACAAACCTGTATCGACAGCAACTACCGTGGCAAAGGTCTCTTAAGGCAATTGTACCAGTTCCATAAAGATAACTTCGAGTCAGTGTACGATTTTGCGCTGAGCTCTATTGCCAGGGACAATCCGAAATCATTGGCCGTACACACCAAACTGGGCTTTCGTATCCTCTTCCCGTTTAATGACGGAGAAAAAGAGTGGGATATTGTGATATGGGATTTTAACCTGGGATAA
- a CDS encoding gamma-glutamyltransferase family protein — protein sequence MRRLFFLAALIFLGLATRAQQTQKPPLHGKHWMAVTGKPLAATAGSMIFQKGGNAVDAACAMLAATCTMWDVLSWGGETQALIYNPKTKKVIAINALGVAPTGATVEFFKSKGYGFPPEYGPLAAVTPGTPGGLCYMLAEYGTLSLKEVLAPAMEMAAGYPIEAQTANSMERSKDRLKQWPYSKAVFLTHPGEKREAPEAGEIFVQKDLLATLTKMVEAEQMALKNKKSRKEAIMAAYDRFYKGDIAKEFVRGCKEQGGLITEQDLAKWKPIEEEPLHVNYKGIEVYKLQSWTQGPMLLQSLNILENFDLKGMGYNSAQYIHTLYQTMNLTFADRDFYYGDPYFTPKTPIEGLLSKAYAKERAKQINPDHNDAAAAPGDPYPFEGKTNPYLRLLKQRSALTDTSAQKKPEGFVPKHDAAGLLNVPATDRMYAANDADSLYMDRLWRGTTSVEAADEEGWVVSVTPSGGWTPACIAGHTGVGMSQRLQSFVLDSALCPFNVIAPGKRPRVTLTPSMALKDGKPYLSFAVQGGDTQDQNLLQFFLDVVEFGMTVQQATEAANINTNQLWLSLGGTSIKERMPHPGSILLNNNTPESVRETLKKMGYITTFGERTSGPVNAILLDSKHGSLWGGSSNHGEDYGIGW from the coding sequence ATGAGACGTCTATTTTTTCTTGCCGCCCTTATTTTCCTGGGACTGGCAACGAGAGCACAGCAAACTCAAAAACCTCCCTTACATGGCAAACACTGGATGGCGGTGACCGGTAAACCCCTGGCAGCCACAGCAGGCTCGATGATATTCCAGAAAGGCGGAAATGCCGTGGATGCGGCCTGTGCCATGCTGGCAGCCACCTGTACCATGTGGGATGTGTTAAGTTGGGGAGGGGAGACGCAAGCCCTTATTTACAATCCTAAAACCAAAAAAGTTATTGCGATCAATGCCCTGGGCGTTGCGCCTACCGGGGCTACCGTGGAATTCTTTAAAAGTAAGGGATACGGTTTCCCTCCTGAATACGGCCCGCTGGCGGCGGTAACACCCGGTACGCCCGGAGGCCTGTGCTATATGCTGGCTGAATACGGTACCCTGAGCCTGAAAGAGGTGCTGGCGCCGGCTATGGAAATGGCCGCCGGTTACCCTATCGAGGCGCAGACGGCCAACAGCATGGAAAGAAGCAAGGACCGCCTGAAACAATGGCCTTACAGCAAAGCGGTGTTCCTGACCCATCCGGGTGAAAAAAGGGAGGCGCCGGAAGCAGGGGAGATCTTTGTACAGAAAGACCTGCTGGCTACGCTCACGAAAATGGTAGAGGCAGAGCAAATGGCGCTGAAGAATAAAAAATCCCGTAAAGAGGCTATTATGGCTGCTTACGATCGCTTTTACAAAGGCGATATTGCGAAGGAATTTGTACGCGGCTGTAAGGAACAGGGAGGGCTGATCACAGAGCAGGACCTGGCAAAGTGGAAACCGATAGAAGAGGAGCCGCTGCATGTAAATTATAAGGGAATAGAAGTATACAAACTTCAATCTTGGACACAGGGGCCGATGTTGCTGCAAAGCCTGAATATCCTGGAGAATTTTGATCTGAAAGGAATGGGATACAATTCCGCTCAATATATACATACCCTGTACCAGACCATGAACCTGACCTTTGCCGACAGGGATTTTTATTATGGAGATCCTTATTTCACCCCTAAGACGCCGATCGAGGGACTGTTGAGCAAAGCCTATGCAAAGGAAAGGGCGAAACAGATCAACCCTGATCATAATGATGCTGCGGCTGCTCCCGGCGACCCTTATCCTTTTGAGGGCAAAACGAATCCTTACCTGAGGTTATTAAAGCAGCGCAGTGCGCTGACAGACACGTCTGCACAGAAAAAGCCGGAAGGCTTTGTGCCGAAGCATGATGCTGCAGGTCTGCTGAATGTGCCGGCTACTGACAGGATGTATGCTGCCAATGATGCAGACAGCCTGTATATGGACCGTTTATGGAGAGGAACCACCAGCGTGGAAGCCGCAGATGAGGAAGGCTGGGTAGTATCTGTAACGCCAAGTGGCGGATGGACGCCGGCATGTATTGCGGGCCACACAGGGGTGGGCATGAGCCAGCGTTTACAAAGCTTTGTACTCGACAGCGCTTTATGTCCATTCAATGTAATAGCACCCGGTAAACGACCAAGAGTAACGCTGACGCCGTCTATGGCATTGAAAGATGGTAAACCATACCTCTCTTTTGCAGTGCAGGGTGGCGATACGCAGGATCAGAACCTGTTGCAGTTCTTCCTGGATGTAGTGGAATTTGGTATGACAGTACAACAGGCAACAGAAGCTGCCAATATTAATACCAATCAGCTGTGGCTTTCATTGGGAGGCACCAGCATAAAAGAACGTATGCCGCATCCCGGTAGTATATTGCTGAATAACAATACGCCGGAATCAGTAAGAGAAACATTGAAGAAAATGGGATATATCACCACTTTCGGTGAGCGCACAAGCGGTCCGGTAAATGCTATTTTGCTGGATAGTAAGCATGGCTCTCTTTGGGGCGGAAGCAGTAACCATGGAGAGGATTACGGTATTGGATGGTAA